A portion of the Polaribacter cellanae genome contains these proteins:
- a CDS encoding carboxypeptidase-like regulatory domain-containing protein, with protein MKRTLPILFISISFTCFSQKNKMLFFGKIIDSSNVVKNVHIINLQTKRGTFSNEAGVFEILASENDTLQISSIGFKTKKIKVENFHFREKINFISIQKEIYTLNEFTLKRHNLIGTLSLDIKSVPKDYKADLVQKLVSDIKKIDYNAISKMPVKLDEIHLSKPTVAKLPNYFEGFGPRFGGGSSNNDKSLKEELEKKKNIPEEILKEFGDYFFFVELKIPKESYYNFITYCSYKGIFKLYKNKQTLKVLEILKAESVSYLKLLNKE; from the coding sequence ATGAAAAGAACTTTACCCATCCTTTTTATTAGTATTTCTTTTACTTGTTTTTCTCAAAAAAATAAGATGCTATTTTTCGGAAAAATTATAGATTCTTCTAACGTTGTAAAAAATGTACACATTATTAATTTACAAACTAAAAGAGGTACTTTTTCTAATGAAGCTGGTGTTTTCGAAATTTTAGCATCAGAGAACGACACTTTACAAATTTCTTCGATAGGTTTTAAAACTAAAAAAATAAAAGTAGAAAATTTTCATTTTAGAGAAAAAATAAATTTTATATCTATTCAAAAAGAAATCTATACTTTAAATGAATTTACTTTAAAACGCCATAATTTAATAGGAACCCTATCTTTAGATATAAAAAGTGTCCCAAAAGATTATAAAGCAGATTTGGTACAAAAACTAGTTTCCGATATTAAAAAAATAGATTATAATGCCATTTCTAAAATGCCTGTGAAATTAGATGAAATTCATTTATCGAAACCTACAGTCGCAAAACTACCCAATTATTTTGAAGGATTTGGACCACGTTTTGGAGGTGGTAGCAGTAATAACGATAAGTCTTTAAAAGAAGAATTAGAAAAAAAGAAAAATATACCTGAAGAAATACTAAAAGAATTTGGCGATTATTTTTTCTTCGTAGAATTAAAAATACCAAAAGAATCTTATTACAACTTTATAACCTATTGCTCTTACAAAGGCATTTTTAAACTCTATAAAAACAAACAAACTTTAAAAGTTCTAGAAATTTTAAAAGCAGAAAGTGTATCTTATTTAAAATTACTAAATAAAGAATAA